The stretch of DNA aataatataattaattataatctagtggataaaaaaaaaaataaaataatgaatcAATAAATAAGCAAATAGTTACATCTCTATGaaatctttattttatttttttttttttattccttgTCCAATGGATATGACAAAGTATTGAACACACTGGTTAATTGAAGACCTTGTGGGTGACTTAAGTATTCTCCAACTTCTGCATCAAAAATGGCTATCGTTTGAGCATTTAATAGATGACCAAGATTATCACTGGGACAATTAGAACCTAACAATATTTTACAATTTTTAGTTTcttgaaatataaaagaagtaacttctttacttttatttatgCATTTTAATTTTGCTGCATGAATAGATCTTCCTTTTTCGGGTTTATTCAATCTGATATCAAAAGaaaattcatattttaataactGTCCATCAAAAAGGATGTATATATCTACATCCGATTCACTGCTTTTAATAGCTGTAATGTTATAATCTTGACCATATTCTAATTTTCTTATACATTTTGGTCCGTCAAGTTTTACATGTATGTGAATATTTGGAGGAATAGATACAATTGCAAGggtatcaattttttttccaaTTAATTTTAATCCTGGAGAAGGTAATTTAATTTCTAATTCTTTtggtataataatatgtccccatttaaataaatgaGCAAAGAATCCCCATTTCCCTCCTTCGTGTGGGATATTTGGAATTAGTTCGCATTTTTTCAATGAGCTCAAAGCAAAATCTCCGTATGCAATTGCTAAATTAGAATGTGGATTAACACATAAGAAACCATTATTGAAGTCTACAGATTTGACAGttacatttttcttttcatttatatttataataagtGCTGTTTCTGCATTTATACGTATCAATGTAACATGTTCATTCAATATACTAACAATAATTTtccaattttttaaaaacgtAGGAAATCTTTCTGTGTGATTGTAATTGATCTTTTCTTTAAATCCAGGAAGTCTAATGTGAACATCTTTTTCACCTTCGATGACTACATAACAATCCTCTTTTCCCCAGGCCTTTGCATCATATCTTCCTGATAATATAGATTCAAATTCTGAGGGAATCTCAGGTAGTTGAACTAAAAATTTAATTCTCTTATCATTAAAGATAGTAGGTCTCAAAGCAATTTCATCATGATTTGATAGTGAATACCATCCTTTCTCATCACAATATTGAAATTGGTTCCATATAACAGCATTGTCTGGTGTTTTAGCGCTATCTGGTGGTGTTTTGAACGTACATTCTATAATGTTtgtcatattttataattttaaatgagaaatgaattataaattggtataatatatatatatatatatatatatattgaaaataaataaatataagtatatttcTGTAAATCAAACACAATATAATGAATTCATAAAAAcaacatttaatatatgatatttaaaaatattatgaaaaaaaaatatatatatgtaggacaaaatgtttttttaagaattaaaaaataaattatggaAAGAcatttttcaaaattatttttatttatcaccaaaaaaaaaattatatatagcaaatatattcatttattgaTGAAAACacattaaattaaaaaaaaaaaaaaataaaaaaataaaataaaataaattaaaataagcATGTTGTAAACAACCTGAACAAAATTGCATATAGCCACAAATTTTGAGTGAAATTACAACATTTTGTTCtgaacaaattttttttttttttttttttaataaaatggcTTGTAAACTAactatttattaataaactttttttttttttttttttttaatattgtgTGCAactttttcaaaatatagacagaaataaatttaaaatatccttttgcatttattatatattcatgtaATGTATATAACGTTTAGCATATCtaattatataacaatatttgcgaatatataataagaatatgtacatatataatgttcATATTATACTTTATATTATGCCTTATGctgaacatataaaaatgtaggAGGAgtcttataaaatatataaatatttatatgtagaacctaaaaagttatataatatgtccacatatatatatatatatatatatatatatgttacacAAAAAGAAGTCAGAATTAATCTGATGTAGAAAgacattttgttttttttataatgttaTAGAATTAAGTTGTTGCACACAGGAAAAgtttcacaaaaaaaaaaaaaatattatcattaaaataataaaacaatatatatatatatatatttttcaaatgatACTTCACATATCTTAATagttatatcatatataaaatataaaatattttataaaatacttattttataattctaATATAAAATcgtaatattaaaataagaatatactTACAAGcatgtaattttttattttttaatatttgtgtCATTGATAtagacatattatatatatgtttgtatttatgtatacatcccatattttaatttttaatacttttttgtcaatttttttttttttttttttatttaaaatcaATAAATCCTATTGAAcggatttattaaataaaaaatatgcaaaatgtcaaaaatatgtaaaagaGGGGAAATATACTTTAATggatttttaaaatattccaaaaagaaacagaaaaaaaaacctCTTGGAAATGAGGATGttggaaaaataaaagatataaagaaaacaaaaatatcaGATAACCTCAAAGATATAAATTCTTCATATAGCTTAGATGAGAAAAGAAACAAAAGTATAAATATggtatcaaaaaaaaaaaaaaaatctaaaaataatgaagataatgaaaaaaaaaataatgatataataattaatgatTCGAAAAAAAATACGAATGTAAAATCGAATAAAAacgttttaaaaaaaaaattgttaaaaaaaagttttaCACCAAATTTTGAGAGTAAAACAGGTTCTAttgttaataatatcatttgtGATGTAGATCCTTCAAATggagataaaaataataatacgttaaaaaaggaaataaaacGAAAAACAccaaacataaaaaaaaagaagacaaataatatattaaagttATCAAATTCATCAAGGAAAAGGAGTAatggtttaaaaaaaagaaatttaaatagtaataatagttCATCGTATCTTAATAACAGTTATGGTAATTTCTCCTACTTTACAGactataataattatagcaTTCGAAATTCTTCTTATGATATGCGTTCTTCTCatagaaaaaacaaaaacattACAAAAAGAGTAtgtgtaaaatataaatatgaattacCAACTATAGCTTCTTTAGGAAAAGTAAAGAAATTAGATTACTTAGGATTAACCATTGATGATgtagaattaaataaaaaatcgaaaaaacttttatataatttatctaATTTATACTTTGGAAATAGTAAACTTCAAAATAGTCTATATTGCAATAAAAATTCTAGTCATGgaggaaagaaaaaaaaaaaaaaaaaaaattataaataaaatgaaataccCACGAaaggatgaaaaaaaaaaaatatattattatatacatataaataaatttaaggATTAAATGAGCTATAGAAATGCATTTTATgagtattatttttctttttatatttattttattttatatgtaaccAAATTATACAGcaatcttttaaaaaaatatgttcttttggttatcatattttatttattcatatatttcgtgtaattaattttcttttgtttgcatacatttttatttcatatatgtaaaaacGTAAGACGGGTTAAaaaactttttaaaaaaaaaatacctaaaatttataaaataaaaaaataaaaagaatatttttatatgtatcatatatattataataatttaaaatattcgtacaatttatatgttataaatataataatatttcaaaacATGGAATGTATTAAATGTATTGgctaataattttttttattgtactaaaaatatattagcaTGTAAAGTCacataaaagaataatagctgattatatatatatataaatatatagatatgttttgtatacaattataaattaggctctttcatatatatatatatatatatatatatatatatatatatgttttgtttattcatattttttttttcattttgcaCATGCATATATTcacaataataaaacaaataaaaacatacatatatgtttaatataataatatatatataatatatatatatatattttttttttttttttttttttttaatttatttaatattttcattttattttattttttcataattaaataatcttgtttaagtttatataaaattgtttattatttagaataatatattttaaaatactgACATATCCTTATTAAAggcaaaaaagaaaaattaaatatattaaaaataatatataagcaaatacatacatatatatatgtaatatattataatatacatgttaaaaaaaacaaaagcaCATAACAacgtaaaatatttttttctttaaaatttaaaatattttaatccgtaaacaaaaatatatatatatatatattttatttttgtgatACGtaaaattattcttataaatcataatttataattaaagagtttatattaaaattaacaaAATGGTTATTACATTGCCCAAATTAAAGTACGCATTAAATGCATTATCCCCCCATATAAGTGAAGAGACAttaaattttcattataataagcATCATGCAggatatgtaaataaattaaataccTTAATTAAGGACACGCCATTTGCTGAAAAATCATTATTAGATATAGTAAAAGAATCATCAGGAGCTATTTTTAACAACGCTGCTCAAATATGGAACCACACTTTTTATTGGGATTCTATGGGACCTGATTGTGGTGGTGAGCCTAATGGagaaattaaagaaaaaattcaaGAAGATTTTGGATCTTTTAACAATTTCAAAGAACAATTTTCTAATGTATTATGTGGTCATTTTGGTTCTGGTTGGGGATGGCTagctttaaataataataacaaattaGTTATATTGCAAACACATGATGCTGGTAATCCAATTAAGGATAATACAGGTATTCCAATATTAACATGTGATATATGGGAACATGCTTATTATATTGATTATAGAAATGATAGAGCATCATATGTTAAGGCTTGGTGGAATTTAGTAAATTGGAACTTTGCAAATGAAAACTTAAAAAAAGCCATGCAAAAGTAAAATgtgaatattaatataaattcaagaaggaaaagaaaataaaggaaacctaaacataaattaataagttataaatgaatatatatatatatatatatatatttatttatttatatttatttagctgtatatttttacagaacgatatattttaattttaattttattttttcctttttttttttttttttatccttcTTACATAacatatgatttatttttgtacTTTATAGAAATATAGTGTGTTATACtatattttaacatattatttatttatttattcatttattttattttatatatttttttcttcctcatatatatatatatatatttatatttatattctttgagaaaatattttatacaagaattaaaaaataaacgaattttttaaaaatgctTTAAAAAGGttaatatgtttaaaaataagCAAAACACAAAACAAAAAGGTGCTGTATATATGGGTGTATTCGTGGGTCTATAAACGTatgtaaattaaaatatatatatatataatataacacataatttaataatatagatatattttttgttcgAGAAATGAACATGTCCGATTTGTTCCTTCCTATATTTAATCAGGATTTAGGAACAATTCTTCATTCGTTCactttataattaattagaTTTTGAGAAGATGATGATATTATGTTACTTGTTATTAATTCAtgtaaatatgtaaataaatatatatgtatgtataacatttccatttattttattttatttaaatttttttttttttatgtccttttaaatttaaaaggTAAGGACTTAAAAGAAGGAAGAGcgaaaaatttttttttataattcttgGCTTTTAGTAATGTATTTGTTgtgttaataaaattatacttTCCTGGTTTCATATTTCTCCtataaagaatattaatattattatcaattccattaataatatcatagGTTATATGTTTTGAAatactttttaatatatcaatgtgaaaagaattattttgtatatcttcagttttttcttctttaataCATGAAGTAAATGTGACATTATCATTGTTCTTATTAGTTGTTATTTTCATTTCGATTATATAGTtagaataatatttatataatggtgtaaaaattaatatataggaggttgtattatcatcacttaattttattatattatatttaaaaggtAAGTGTAACCAATAATGTTTTTTCGTTTTTGCttgatatataattatattattttcatgatTTAATACTTGTACTTGAGTAAATGGATTTTGTGAATGTTTTAAACCTTcaaattctttatattttgaaaagttatataatgattccttttttaatttgtatggtaagaaattaataaagTTGATAAAATTGTTTACTATATATGTTTTcatcatatgaatattatgtttattagTAAAGATTCGTTGAAATAATGGTATATCTCTAAggttatctatatttttgatgttattatttgacatattaatattattattaattagttttaaaatatatttttctgatggtaaaaagaaagaatagTGTgggttttttttaaatgtcaTACCTGAATTGTATAGAGAATTAATAGTATATACAGACACTGCTGATGTGCTTAATATCTTGGCGatcttttctttattatttatggaatatgtacatatatcattaaaaaCTCCTATTAATTTAGCTAGATaatcatcatcttcatctggtaattttatatgtaactGTTTGGATCACCCTGAATCCACAGTTCTGgataatatattgaataatatGAGAATGAATAGTATATacactttttttaaaatcattttaaaaaa from Plasmodium sp. gorilla clade G2 genome assembly, chromosome: 8 encodes:
- a CDS encoding superoxide dismutase [Fe], which gives rise to MVITLPKLKYALNALSPHISEETLNFHYNKHHAGYVNKLNTLIKDTPFAEKSLLDIVKESSGAIFNNAAQIWNHTFYWDSMGPDCGGEPNGEIKEKIQEDFGSFNNFKEQFSNVLCGHFGSGWGWLALNNNNKLVILQTHDAGNPIKDNTGIPILTCDIWEHAYYIDYRNDRASYVKAWWNLVNWNFANENLKKAMQK